The nucleotide sequence GCTGCTCGCTCATCGTCTCCCAGATCTCCGCACAGCCACACCCGTCCTCGACATCGTCGAGATGGTCGTCGTCGGCGTCGTGTGTCTCGCTCATGTGTTACTCAGATCCTTAGTAACACAATTTGACGACAGCAATATATATCTTTCGGGAGCTCGATCGGTCGAGTCCGTCGGCTGCCGGGGCGCTGCTCGTGGACCGAAGCTTCGGTGGGGGAGAGAAAACCAGCCGTCGGGGCCGACTCAGAAGAACTGAAAGAGGTCGTCGCGCTCGGCCTCGTGTAGGTGCTCCCGGACAGCTTCTTTGAGGGGGCCGATCGAGCCGCGTTTGGCGCTGATCGGGGCGATCGTCCCCTGCCATTGTTTCCAGGGGGGATGAAGCCCCAGCCGGTCGCACAGTTCGTTCAGGCGTTCGTCCCGGTCGTCGACCTTGTCCATCTTGTTGACGGCCACCACGGGCGGGATCCCAACGTCTCGCAGGAAGTGAAACAGTTCCACGTCGTGGGGAATCTCGTCGGGACCGGAGTGACGGTCGATGATGTCGATGACGCTCTTGCCATCGACGACCAAGACCCCGACGAGGATCGCGTCGGCGTTGGCTTCGACGTATCGGACGACGTCGGTTTTGATCTGCTCGCGGACCTCGTCGGGGACGCCTTTCATGTAGCCGAATCCTGGCAGATCCGTTAGCACGAAGTCCTCGCTCGTCCAGTCGTAGTGGTTGGGTTCCTGCGTGACCCCAGGGCGCTGCCCGGTGTCGAAGGTGTGGCCGGTAAGCTCGCGCATGAGGGTCGACTTGCCCACGTTCGACCGTCCGGCGAGGACGACCTCCGCGCTCCGGTCCGGTCGTGTCTCGAACATACCGCTCCTATCCTGTCGAGCGCGAAAAGGCTGTCCTGTTACTCTCAGGGGTGCGCCCGGATGATAGGGGTCTGCCGAATGTTTCGAGTCGGACAGCTTTTCCCCAACTGCCGATCCTCTTTGTCAAACGCGGCGCTGCATCTCACTCCCGGAGGAAAATATCGATCATGACGGCACTGATAATGACCACACCGGTCAGTGTCTCTTGGATATCCACCGACATATTGTTCACGACGAGTAGGACCGGGATGACGCCGATCACCAGCGACCCGATGAACATTCCGGAGATGCTGCCTTCGCCGCCAAAGAGGTTCGTCCCGCCGATGACGACGGCGGCGATGATCAACAGCTCGAATCCCCGACCAGCGGACCCGAACATTGCGCCGTAGTAGGATATCGCCAGCACGCCGGCAAAGGCTGTGACGGTGCCGGTAATGACGAAGGTCGCGATCTTGACACGGTCGGTGTCGATCCCGCTTCTGTCCGCGGCGGACTCGTCGTCACCGGTCGCATAGACGTGATGGCCAAACCGTGTCTTCTGAAGGATCAATCCGAAGACGATGAGCAACCCGAGCATCCAGAACACCTGATAGGTAATCTCGACACCGGCGACCTTGATCGAGCCGCCAAAGAGGTCGAGCCACCCGAGTTCAATCACGCCGAAGGGATCGATATCCGGGAGGCCATCGGGGAGTTGTTGGGAGCCACCGGCGGTAAGCATGTAGGCTACCCCCCGGAGAATACTCATCATCCCGATGGTCGTGATGAGCGAGGGGATACCGATCTTGGTCACGATGACGCCGTTTGCCAGCCCGACGGTCGCGCCGATGAGGAGGACGGCAACCAGTGCCGCCGGCACCGTCAATCGGTACTCGGTGAGCAACATCGCGAAGGTCAATCCACCCACGCCGTACAGTGCCCCGACCGAGAGATCGAACTCGCCACCGATCATGAGGTAGGTCATCCCGATCCCGATGATCACGTACGGGGTCGCCTGTCGCAGCAAGCGGGAGACAAGCCCGCTAAAGCTCCCCCAGTTGAAAAACAGGTCCGGTTGCGTCACGCCGATGAGTCCAAACAGGAGAAGAAAGCCCATCAGGACGCCGATCTGGCGGCGCTGGAGGAGTCCCTTGAGCCGTGAGCCGGTTTCGCGACTCACGGTTCTATCCGTCGAGCCGGTCTCCTCTGGGTTCTCGCTCATACCGGGGCCTCCTCGTCGGACGCCGCGATATCGAACTCCGCGACGGCATCCTCGTCTTTGGCGCCCATCATCAGGGCGATGATCTCGTCGCGTGTCGCCGACTCCGCGTCACGGACGCCCATCAACCGACCCTGGGCGAGCACGGAGATCCGGTCGGCGACGGTGAGGACTTGCCGGATGTTGTGACTGATGAGGATGATCGCCAAACCCTGCTCTCGGAGTTCGTCGATGACCTGAAGGACGTTGCGTGCCCCCTCGATCGAGAGGGCACTGGTCGGTTCGTCGAGAATGAGGATGTCCGGATCGGACTGCAGCGCACGGGCGACCGCGACTGCCTGCTGTTGGCCCCCGGAGAGGTCTTGGACTTTCGCGCCGGGATCGACGGGAATTTGTACCCGGTCGAGGCTCTCCCGGGCTCGGTCATACATCTCTTTCCTGTCGACGACGCCGAAGTATTTCCCGAGGAAGTCCGACCGAACCGGCTCGTGGCCCAGGAACACGTTGGCGGCGACTGTCTGTTGTTCGGCCAGCGCCAGATCCTGATAGACTGTTTCGATCCCCCGCTCACGGGCGTCGCTGTAGTCCTCGAATTCGACAGTCCGGTCGTCGATCAGGATCTCACCGCTCGTCGGCTGGTGGACGCCACAGAGCATCTTGATGAGTGTCGACTTCCCGGCCCCGTTGTCGCCGACGATCGCCATGACTTCCCCGTCACGAAGAGCGAAGTCCACGTCTTCGACCGCGACGATGTTTCCGAAGTGTTTCGTGAGCCCGACAGTGCGCAGTAGTGAATCGTCTTTGGACATAGTTGCCGTGTGGGTGGCTGTTTCGGCAGCGCTACACACCGTGGTAGTTCAGTAATTCGCCCCAGTTGCGCCGTTCGAGGGCGAAGTCGATCACGTCCTGGTCGATGATCTCCGCGCCGGTCAGGTACTCCTTGGGCGGCATGCCCCGTTCCAGATACGCGAACGCCTGGAGGACGGGG is from Halorhabdus sp. BNX81 and encodes:
- the engB gene encoding GTP-binding protein EngB gives rise to the protein MFETRPDRSAEVVLAGRSNVGKSTLMRELTGHTFDTGQRPGVTQEPNHYDWTSEDFVLTDLPGFGYMKGVPDEVREQIKTDVVRYVEANADAILVGVLVVDGKSVIDIIDRHSGPDEIPHDVELFHFLRDVGIPPVVAVNKMDKVDDRDERLNELCDRLGLHPPWKQWQGTIAPISAKRGSIGPLKEAVREHLHEAERDDLFQFF
- a CDS encoding ABC transporter permease translates to MSENPEETGSTDRTVSRETGSRLKGLLQRRQIGVLMGFLLLFGLIGVTQPDLFFNWGSFSGLVSRLLRQATPYVIIGIGMTYLMIGGEFDLSVGALYGVGGLTFAMLLTEYRLTVPAALVAVLLIGATVGLANGVIVTKIGIPSLITTIGMMSILRGVAYMLTAGGSQQLPDGLPDIDPFGVIELGWLDLFGGSIKVAGVEITYQVFWMLGLLIVFGLILQKTRFGHHVYATGDDESAADRSGIDTDRVKIATFVITGTVTAFAGVLAISYYGAMFGSAGRGFELLIIAAVVIGGTNLFGGEGSISGMFIGSLVIGVIPVLLVVNNMSVDIQETLTGVVIISAVMIDIFLRE
- a CDS encoding ATP-binding cassette domain-containing protein, coding for MSKDDSLLRTVGLTKHFGNIVAVEDVDFALRDGEVMAIVGDNGAGKSTLIKMLCGVHQPTSGEILIDDRTVEFEDYSDARERGIETVYQDLALAEQQTVAANVFLGHEPVRSDFLGKYFGVVDRKEMYDRARESLDRVQIPVDPGAKVQDLSGGQQQAVAVARALQSDPDILILDEPTSALSIEGARNVLQVIDELREQGLAIILISHNIRQVLTVADRISVLAQGRLMGVRDAESATRDEIIALMMGAKDEDAVAEFDIAASDEEAPV